The Candidatus Tanganyikabacteria bacterium genomic sequence GAGACGCCGTGGAAGAGGTCCACGATCTGCGCTCCCGGCGCGTCGCGCAGCAGCACGCCCTTGAGCATGCCGACGTACTCGGACTGCTGGAAATCGGTGATCAGGGCGATGGGGCGCATGCGACCTCCGGAGCGGGCGAATCCCCCGTGCCCGGTCCGGCAAGGATTCCCTCGAGGGTCTCGAAGCCAGACGGCCCGAGCAGGGCGGCCAGATCGCACACCGGATACGACAGATCGCGGTGCGCCAGGCAGTACCGGTCCCACGGCGTGAACTTGTGCGGCAGCAAAGCCGGCAGGATGCGGGCCAGAGGAGTGAGATCGATCTGCGGCGCCGGGCCATGGCCGGCCAGGCGGGCGAGTCGGGCCATCGCCTCGCCCGCGCCGAGCGCCGGAATGCCCAGCACCACCGGAGGTGCCGGCAATTCGGCGGCCTCCAGGAAGTGCACGGCGGCGCGCGCGACGTCGTGCGCATGCACGACGTGGAACCGGCCGTCCAGAGAGACGAAGCGGAGCACTCCCAGGTAGGGCCGGAAATCGCGCAAGCCGCGCGAGGCCGAAGAGAGCGGGTGGCGCTCGTCGCCGCCGAGAATCACGGTGGGGAACAAGGTCACGACTCGGCTGCCGGTGCGAGTCCCCTGGATGCCCGCCAGAGCGGCGTGCTTGGAGCGGATGTACTCGGTGCCGTGCTCGGCGGCGGCCGCCAGGGGGGCGCCGCCGGGGCCGAGCACGCTCGCCGTCGAGAGGTACACGACCCGCCGGCAGCGGTCCGGATCCAGGTCGTCCAGGATGCGCCAGGTGGCCGCGGCATTGACCTTGTGGGCCTCGGGACCGCCCCAGGCCGCCGCCGCCAGCACGGCCGCGTCCATTCCTCCGAGGCGACTAGCCCAGCCCGCCGGGTCGGCTAGGTCGCCGCGAATCACCTCGACCCGGGCGAGGAGATCGGCCCGCAGGCGCCCGGGATCGCGCACGAGGGCGTGAACCCGCCAGCCGCCGGCCAGCAGTTGCTCGATCAGATAGTGGCCGACGCAGCCCGCGCCGC encodes the following:
- a CDS encoding NAD-dependent epimerase/dehydratase family protein, encoding MGRQQAQVFVTGGAGCVGHYLIEQLLAGGWRVHALVRDPGRLRADLLARVEVIRGDLADPAGWASRLGGMDAAVLAAAAWGGPEAHKVNAAATWRILDDLDPDRCRRVVYLSTASVLGPGGAPLAAAAEHGTEYIRSKHAALAGIQGTRTGSRVVTLFPTVILGGDERHPLSSASRGLRDFRPYLGVLRFVSLDGRFHVVHAHDVARAAVHFLEAAELPAPPVVLGIPALGAGEAMARLARLAGHGPAPQIDLTPLARILPALLPHKFTPWDRYCLAHRDLSYPVCDLAALLGPSGFETLEGILAGPGTGDSPAPEVACAPSP